The genomic stretch GTGATACGGGAAGTAAGATATTCGGAGATGGCGAAATGACGTAGTTTGTCATTGCGAGTCCGCCAGAGGTGGACGTGGCAATCTCGTATTAACGTAGTGCGACCCTTTCAGGGTCGCCAATAGCACGGGTCCCCTTGCCATAGGATTGGCAAGGGGGCTAAAGCCTCGCACTACATTTTTTGTTTCCGTCACTTCGCGAAGTTCCACCGCTCTGATAACCCTCGCTTGCAGAAAAACAACGGCACACTCCAACGCCCGGCAAATACTTCTCCCTCGCGCTACCAGATGGGAAATGGCCTTTATTTCTGAAAAAAATCGTAGTAGGACAGGCGTCCCGCCTGTCATGTGCGGGTTCGATTCATCAAACCCGCACCAGAATATGATGTTAGAACCTTTACCTTGTCCTTATATTATTTGGCCAATTTCGTCCTTATAATAGATTTTTGATGGAAATTTCCTAAAAATTATGCTAAAATAAGATTAATGTCGTCCAACAAACTCCCCAAGGGCCAATTCAGGCGCCTCAGGAAAAAGTTGGATTTAAAATTGTCGGGCAAGGGTGGAAATGATCTCGAGTTTTGGTATATAATATTTCTATGAAAATTGAGGCTATAAAAAACCTAAACGTTACAGTGCTTTTTACATCACCTATTAATCACCTTCTTGTTAGCCCAAAGGGGTTGCTTGATTTATTTAAGGTTGGAGATCAACAAAAAGATCAACATACTTTCGTTGAAGCGCCAAGCTTAAAGGTTTTCATATTTCCAAACAGAAAAAAGGAGTTTGCATTCGAAGGTATGAGGATAATAGTTAACGATAAAAGCGAAGTTATGCCAAAAGATTCTGAGGTTATAGATGATTTTGAGAAAATAATAAAAGGAGACATGGTAGAACAAGATAAAGTTGCGGCTTATGGTTTTAACTATGATGCAGTTATTTCCCCAAAAGAAAGCAATTTAAAAATTAGTGATTTTGTCGGAAGTAAAATTGCTAGTATTCAAAATATAAAAATAAAGAGTGCAGGAATCAACATAGTGTTTGAAAAAGCTGGTACAACATATGTGTTAGAAATTAAACCAATTGGTAATGAGCAAAAGTTTTTTGCACATTTTAATGCACATTTTAATAGTAGGCTGCCAAGTTTTGAAGAATTAAAGAAAGGAATTGACAGAGAATTTTTAGAATTTAAAGATATTATCGAAAAAATATGAATGGAACACTAACGATAGGCGAATACGGATTCCCGATATCCATTCCTCGCGGATTGGATTACTCGTCTGATTCCATAGTTGACGAATCCGACAGAATAGCAGAGCAAATCAAAACTAAAAAGTTTGCTACGCTTAAAAACAATATTGGCAAAGAATTATTTGATAGACTTTCATATAGTGATAGGCTATTGATGATACAAACAGCTGGGACGATTGATTTTGGTCAACCAATTGATTTAGAGAATATTGAAAAAGAGATAGAAGATTATGATTCCAAATAATGCGGTTGTTTACTGTGACGCTAATTTTCTCGTAGCTTATGGGGCAAAACAAGTTGAGCAATCCGATATACAAAAGAGGGCTCAATCTTTATTTGCAGAGTTTTTAATAAACGATTGTCAGATTGCAGCATCGCCACTATCTTTTGATGAAGCATGGAATGGAGTGAGAAGGGTATTGGGTCCCAAAAATATTAAAAACAAAGCTCGTTTTTTAGTGAATAGGCTACTTAATAGATGCGGCCTTCGCCTTGTAAATAGTGGATGTGAAGAATTTTCTTATGGCGATGTTTTAACGGATGTTCCAGAAAAAAAGAGCTCAAAAACCTGTATAACCACTTAAATAAGTAGGGATTTGCGTAATTTTTTTTGATTTTCTTGTAGACACTAATAATTATAAGACATTTCCAATAGATTTCATAAAGCCTTGACAGAAAGAAAAAAATGAGGTATATTAGTAGACACTATGTATATAGATGAATCAGAATCTTATCAAAACGGCAGGGTTTATACCAGAGCGCTTTTGAGAACCAGTTACCGCAAAGACGGTAAGGTTAAGCATGATACCATTGGTAATCTTTCACACTGCAAAAGAGAAGAGATTGAGGCTATAAGATTAGCGCTGAAACACAAAGGGAATCTTACCGAATTAGCCTCTGTAAGCGATGATATTACTACCCATGAAGGTTCTTCTATCGGTGGAGTATGGGTTGTTTACGAAACTGCCAAAAGACTGGGAATAGAAGAAGCTCTGGGAAAAACTCGTGAAGGGAAGCTTGCTCTCTGGCAGATAATAGCACGGGTATCAGATCAAGGTTCACGGCTTTCAGCAGTGCGGTTAGCTGAAACTCATTCTGCTTGTGATGTTTTAGGGATTAAAAAAACATTCAATGAGGATGATTTATATAGTAATCTTACATGGTTAAGCGAACAACAGGATGGAATAGAACAACGTCTGTTTAATAATCGCAGGGAAAACAAAGTAAATACAATATTTCTTTACGATGTCACCTCCAGTTACCTGGAAGGAGAGCAGAATGCTTTTGCTGCATTCGGGTATTCACGGGATAAGAAACGAGGAAAGAAGCAAATTTTGATGGGGTTGTTGTGTGATGAAAAAGGGGACCCTGTATCAATAGAAGTATTTAAGGGTAACGTAAGAGACCATTGCACTTTTCTTTCTCAGATTAAAAAGGCAGAGGAGCGGTTTGGATGTGAGAAGGTAGCGTTTGTAGGAGACAGAGGGATGATTAAAAGCACACAAATCAAAGGCCTGGACTCTGAGAAAATCAGTTACATTACCGCAATTAGCAAATCAGAGATAGAATCACGACTGAAAAATGGAATGTTTCAGATGGAGTTATTTGACCAGGATATAGCTGAGATTGAGGCTGAAGGAGTGAGATATGTTTTCCGACGAAATCCTGACCGAGCAAAAGAAATAGCGGCAAATCGCCAGAGTAAAAAAGAATATGTGATGAAATTAGTAGCAAAGAAAAATCAGTATTTGGAAGAACATCCTCGTGCGAAAATTAGCATAGCAAAAAGAGAAATAAAAGAAAGGATTCAGAAATTAAAAATAGACAATTGGCTCAAATTACTCACCCAGGGCAGAAACTTCCAGGTGAAAACTGACAAATCTGCATTGGACAAAGAGAGTAAATTAGATGGCTGTTATGTATTGAAGACAGACCTTTCCAAACAGGAGGCATCAAAAGATGTAGTGCATGAGCGCTATAAAGATTTAGCTTTTGTAGAATGGGCATTCCGAACAATGAAAACAACACATTTAGAGGTGCGTCCGATTAATGTCAGGACTGAAAAACACACCCGGGCCCATGCGTTTGTAGTAATGTTATCTTATATGATTACACGAGCTCTGTATAAGTATTGGGTAAAACTGGATATTACTGTGAAAGAAGGGCTGAGCGAACTGGACAATCTTTGTGTAATAGATATAATTGTAAAAAACAGGGTATCTTTTCACAGCATACCTTGCCCTCGAAAACGTTCTATGGAACTTCTTAAATCTGCAGGCATCTCTCTTCCTTTGGCAATATCAACTCAAAATGTACATGTAGCCACAAGAAAAAAGTTGGTATCAAGGCGTAAATAAGAGTTATAGCCTGCGGTTTTATGCTAAAATGGTATGTGGTTGAAATGGAACATCCGTTTTAGGTGACATAAAAACTTTTACGAAAAATTTATTAGACTCTTCTAAATTTGTGGCAATTCAGTTTCCAGAAACACAGGAAAAAAGGGGAATAAATCGTTCCCTTGATAATATGGGTAATTTCCGGCTCAAACCCCGTGATTCCTTTCATCTTTCAATCATGCAGTTGAATAATATAAAACATTTAGTTACGAGAGATCAGAATGATTTTGGTGATAGGATAAAAAAATCAGGTATTGACATTATTTCTTTTTAATTTTGACCCATAAAATTGTCTTCCGGTTGACTTTCAGACAGACTGCAAGTGCAGCCCTCCCTTTTTTTAGTTTACGTTTGTTAAAATTGTAGGGGCTCGATTTATCGAGCCCGCGGGCGCCATAAATGGCGCCCCTACGTTTGACAGGCGGGCTTTGCCCGCCGTAGCTTTAGCGAAGGCGGGACGCCTGTCCCACCCTTTCGGGCTTGATGAATCAAGCCCCTACGAATACTTTGTCATTCCCGCATGTGGTAAGCGGGAATCTACACCTTATAGGATTGGATTCCCGATCTAAGCATTCGGGAATGACAGCATTTTGGTGCGGGAATGACAGGCGGGCTTTGCCCGCCGTAGCCTTGGCGAAGGCGAGACGCCTGTCCTACTGCGGGAGGGGACACAGCCCCTCCCCTACATTTCACCCCCACCTACGCCTCCCCCGTCAAGGGGGAGGAAGTCCCCTCCCTGGCGACTTCTTCGGTGATTTCGTTCACGATAATATCGGTAATCCGGTCGTCCGGCAG from Syntrophales bacterium encodes the following:
- a CDS encoding IS1634 family transposase; this encodes MYIDESESYQNGRVYTRALLRTSYRKDGKVKHDTIGNLSHCKREEIEAIRLALKHKGNLTELASVSDDITTHEGSSIGGVWVVYETAKRLGIEEALGKTREGKLALWQIIARVSDQGSRLSAVRLAETHSACDVLGIKKTFNEDDLYSNLTWLSEQQDGIEQRLFNNRRENKVNTIFLYDVTSSYLEGEQNAFAAFGYSRDKKRGKKQILMGLLCDEKGDPVSIEVFKGNVRDHCTFLSQIKKAEERFGCEKVAFVGDRGMIKSTQIKGLDSEKISYITAISKSEIESRLKNGMFQMELFDQDIAEIEAEGVRYVFRRNPDRAKEIAANRQSKKEYVMKLVAKKNQYLEEHPRAKISIAKREIKERIQKLKIDNWLKLLTQGRNFQVKTDKSALDKESKLDGCYVLKTDLSKQEASKDVVHERYKDLAFVEWAFRTMKTTHLEVRPINVRTEKHTRAHAFVVMLSYMITRALYKYWVKLDITVKEGLSELDNLCVIDIIVKNRVSFHSIPCPRKRSMELLKSAGISLPLAISTQNVHVATRKKLVSRRK